In a single window of the Drosophila miranda strain MSH22 chromosome XL, D.miranda_PacBio2.1, whole genome shotgun sequence genome:
- the LOC108157735 gene encoding AP-1 complex subunit gamma-1 isoform X1: MYPYYEQDWSVLPPENNRRFNPAFNMATIRQAFTEAVERVRMPTPTRLRDLIRQIRAARTAAEERAVVNKECAYIRSTFREEDSVWRCRNIAKLLYIHMLGYPAHFGQLECLKLTASTRFTDKRIGYLGAMLLLDERQDVHLLITNCLKNDLNSSTQFVVGLALCTLGAIASPEMARDLASEVERLMKSPNTYIRKKATLCAFRVIRRVPELMEIFLPATRSLLSEKNHGILITGVTLITEMCENSSDTLMHFKKDSGNREIVPNLVRILKNLILGGYSPEHDVSGVSDPFLQVKILRLLRILGHNDPDASEAMNDILAQVATNTETSKNVGNTILYETVLSIMDIRSEGGLRVLAVNILGRFLLNSDKNIRYVALNTLLRTVHADTSAVQRHRTTILECLKDPDVSIRRRAMELSFALINAQNIRTMTKELLLFLEKADAEFKAQCSSGMILAAERYSPNTRWHLDTQLSVLIAAGNYVRDDVVSSTIQLVSSSPVLEQTYITNRFWESLQVANHCEDKQPLLQVAVWAIGEYGDLFMYGSNEDEFERPSESDLIAMYHKFLTSAQVSTTSKQYALVSLAKLSTRLQQCVEEVQALITSFGSHLNVDLQQRGVEFTQLFGHYKHLRPALLEKMPAMQISRISSQNGESGGSFDDNSPDVIENGVEGGGNVGVGHSLIESNMNMLGDNTNILLDLLGSTDLSAGASDLVAATDLSNAVHKKNSRNANDIGVAVSNNQDLLDLLDLDMTAPATVTATAPGAGGIMLDQHHTSAANMNTMLGGLDLGGFGGLDGSGSIPINGNDLVASMLGIVSAAAAAPPAAAAADGNGSSLLGDLNPTAASNNVTVPPQGPKLTALDKNGLLVQLVPVTGNDCMRIYMTTTNGSDNTLEQYLLKAAVQKSFQLQMLTPSGNLLPPGGVITQEMRVVATSNSVLRMRLRIQYALDGQQLVEQTEVSGFPEQQPGTAE; the protein is encoded by the exons tcAGAATGCCCACGCCCACACGCCTGCGCGATCTCATCCGACAGATTCGCGCCGCCCGCACTGCGGCCGAGGAGCGTGCCGTTGTCAACAAAGAGTGCGCCTACATACGGAGCACATTCCGGGAAGAGGACTCTGTCTGGCG CTGTCGCAACATTGCCAAGCTGCTGTACATACACATGCTCGGCTATCCGGCTCACTTTGGACAACTGGAGTGCCTTAAGCTGACGGCCAGCACGCGATTTACAGACAAGCGAATCGGTTATCTGGGGGCCATGCTGCTGCTAGATGAGCGGCAAGATGTACACCTGCTGATCACGAATTGTTTGAAGAA TGACTTGAACAGCTCGACACAGTTTGTGGTCGGCCTGGCGCTGTGCACATTGGGTGCCATTGCCTCGCCAGAGATGGCACGAGATTTGGCCAGCGAAGTGGAGCGTCTGATGAAATCCCCGAATACGTACATCCGAAAGAAGGCAACGCTGTGCGCCTTTCGTGTGATTCGTCGGGTGCCCGAGCTGATGGAGATATTCCTGCCGGCGACGCGTTCACTGCTCAGCGAGAAGAATCATG GAATTTTGATCACTGGCGTAACGCTCATCACGGAAATGTGCGAGAACAGCTCCGACACGCTAATGCACTTCAAGAAG GATAGCGGAAATCGAGAG ATCGTCCCGAATCTAGTGCGCATACTGAAGAATCTTATTCTGGGCGGCTATTCGCCAGAGCACGATGTGAGCGGTGTGAGCGATCCGTTCCTGCAGGTGAAGATACTGCGCTTGCTGCGCATATTGGGCCACAATGATCCGGATGCTTCGGAGGCGATGAACGATATACTGGCACAGGTGGCGACCAACACGGAGACGAGCAAAAATGTGGGCAACACCATACTCTATGAGACAGTGCTCTCCATAATGGATATACG CTCGGAGGGTGGCCTACGTGTCCTGGCTGTGAATATACTGGGACGATTCCTACTCAATTCGGACAAGAACATACGCTACGTGGCACTGAATACGCTGCTCCGCACTGTCCATGCGGACACGTCGGCTGTGCAACGGCATCGCACCACCATATTGGAGTGTCTCAAGGATCCCGATGTGTCCATTCGTCGCCGGGCAATGGAATTGTCGTTTGCCCTGATCAATGCACAAAATATACGTACAATGACCAAGGAGCTGTTACTGTTCCTCGAGAAGGCCGATGCGGAGTTTAAGGCTCAATGCAGTTCTGGCATGATCTTGGCCGCCGAACGCTATTCGCCCAATACGCGCTGGCATTTGGACACACAGCTGAGTGTCCTGATTGCCGCTGGGAATTATGTGCGCGACGATGTGGTATCCTCTACTATACAGCTGGTCTCCAGCAGCCCTGTGTTGGAGCAGACATACATCACGAATCGTTTCTGGGAATCGCTGCAGGTGGCAAACCATTGCGAGGATAAGCAGCCATTGTTGCAGGTTGCCGTCTGGGCCATAGGCGAGTACGGGGATCTCTTCATGTATGGCTCAAATGAGGATG AGTTTGAACGTCCCTCTGAGAGCGATCTGATCGCCATGTATCATAAGTTTTTAACCTCTGCTCAAGTTTCGACCACAAGCAAGCAATATGCCCTGGTCTCCCTAGCCAAGCTAAGCACGCGTCTGCAGCAATGCGTGGA GGAAGTCCAAGCTCTGATCACCTCGTTTGGCAGCCATCTCAATGTGGATCTGCAGCAGCGAGGCGTGGAATTCACACAACTCTTTGGCCACTATAAGCATCTGCGTCCGGCGCTGCTCGAAAAGATGCCGGCCATGCAGATCAGTCGCATAAGCTCGCAGAATGGCGAGAGCGGCGGCTCTTTCGATGACAACAGTCCAGATGTCATCGAGAATGGTGTGGAGGGAGGGGGCAACGTTGGTGTCGGACATTCACTTATCGAAAGCAATATGAATATGCTGGGTGACAATACG AACATTCTGCTGGATCTATTGGGCAGCACAGATCTGTCGGCGGGCGCCAGTGATCTGGTGGCAGCCACCGATCTGTCCAATGCCGTGCATAAAAAGAACTCGCGGAATGCCAATGACATTGGCGTGGCCGTGTCCAATAACCAGGATCTGTTGGATTTACTTGACCTGGATATGACGGCGCCTGCGACTGTCACAGCGACGGCGCCAGGTGCGGGCGGTATCATGCTGGATCAACACCATACGAGTGCGGCCAACATGAATACCATGCTGGGCGGCCTGGATCTGGGTGGCTTTGGGGGTCTTGATGGCTCTGGCAGCATACCCATAAATGGCAATGATCTGGTGGCCAGCATGCTGGGTATTGTttccgccgccgccgcagcaccaccagcagcagcagcagcggatgGCAATGGCAGCAGTCTGCTGGGCGATCTAAATCCCACAGCAGCCTCCAACAATGTGACAGTG CCACCGCAGGGACCCAAGCTGACGGCGCTGGACAAGAACGGTTTGTTGGTGCAACTGGTGCCGGTTACGGGCAATGATTGCATGCGGATCTATATGACGACCACAAACGGCTCAGACAATACATTAGAGCAATATTTGCTAAAG GCGGCCGTTCAAAAGAGTTTCCAGCTGCAAATGCTGACGCCCTCGGGTAACCTGCTGCCGCCGGGCGGTGTTATCACGCAGGAAATGCGCGTTGTGGCCACATCAAAT TCGGTATTGCGTATGCGTTTACGTATTCAGTATGCGCTCGATGGCCAGCAGCTCGTGGAGCAGACGGAGGTCAGCGGCTTTccagagcagcagccaggaACAGCGGAATAA
- the LOC108157735 gene encoding AP-1 complex subunit gamma-1 isoform X2: MYPYYEQDWSVLPPENNRRFNPAFNMATIRQAFTEAVERVRMPTPTRLRDLIRQIRAARTAAEERAVVNKECAYIRSTFREEDSVWRCRNIAKLLYIHMLGYPAHFGQLECLKLTASTRFTDKRIGYLGAMLLLDERQDVHLLITNCLKNDLNSSTQFVVGLALCTLGAIASPEMARDLASEVERLMKSPNTYIRKKATLCAFRVIRRVPELMEIFLPATRSLLSEKNHGILITGVTLITEMCENSSDTLMHFKKDSGNREIVPNLVRILKNLILGGYSPEHDVSGVSDPFLQVKILRLLRILGHNDPDASEAMNDILAQVATNTETSKNVGNTILYETVLSIMDIRSEGGLRVLAVNILGRFLLNSDKNIRYVALNTLLRTVHADTSAVQRHRTTILECLKDPDVSIRRRAMELSFALINAQNIRTMTKELLLFLEKADAEFKAQCSSGMILAAERYSPNTRWHLDTQLSVLIAAGNYVRDDVVSSTIQLVSSSPVLEQTYITNRFWESLQVANHCEDKQPLLQVAVWAIGEYGDLFMYGSNEDEFERPSESDLIAMYHKFLTSAQVSTTSKQYALVSLAKLSTRLQQCVEEVQALITSFGSHLNVDLQQRGVEFTQLFGHYKHLRPALLEKMPAMQISRISSQNGESGGSFDDNSPDVIENGVEGGGNVGVGHSLIESNMNMLGDNTNILLDLLGSTDLSAGASDLVAATDLSNAVHKKNSRNANDIGVAVSNNQDLLDLLDLDMTAPATVTATAPGAGGIMLDQHHTSAANMNTMLGGLDLGGFGGLDGSGSIPINGNDLVASMLGIVSAAAAAPPAAAAADGNGSSLLGDLNPTAASNNVTPPQGPKLTALDKNGLLVQLVPVTGNDCMRIYMTTTNGSDNTLEQYLLKAAVQKSFQLQMLTPSGNLLPPGGVITQEMRVVATSNSVLRMRLRIQYALDGQQLVEQTEVSGFPEQQPGTAE; this comes from the exons tcAGAATGCCCACGCCCACACGCCTGCGCGATCTCATCCGACAGATTCGCGCCGCCCGCACTGCGGCCGAGGAGCGTGCCGTTGTCAACAAAGAGTGCGCCTACATACGGAGCACATTCCGGGAAGAGGACTCTGTCTGGCG CTGTCGCAACATTGCCAAGCTGCTGTACATACACATGCTCGGCTATCCGGCTCACTTTGGACAACTGGAGTGCCTTAAGCTGACGGCCAGCACGCGATTTACAGACAAGCGAATCGGTTATCTGGGGGCCATGCTGCTGCTAGATGAGCGGCAAGATGTACACCTGCTGATCACGAATTGTTTGAAGAA TGACTTGAACAGCTCGACACAGTTTGTGGTCGGCCTGGCGCTGTGCACATTGGGTGCCATTGCCTCGCCAGAGATGGCACGAGATTTGGCCAGCGAAGTGGAGCGTCTGATGAAATCCCCGAATACGTACATCCGAAAGAAGGCAACGCTGTGCGCCTTTCGTGTGATTCGTCGGGTGCCCGAGCTGATGGAGATATTCCTGCCGGCGACGCGTTCACTGCTCAGCGAGAAGAATCATG GAATTTTGATCACTGGCGTAACGCTCATCACGGAAATGTGCGAGAACAGCTCCGACACGCTAATGCACTTCAAGAAG GATAGCGGAAATCGAGAG ATCGTCCCGAATCTAGTGCGCATACTGAAGAATCTTATTCTGGGCGGCTATTCGCCAGAGCACGATGTGAGCGGTGTGAGCGATCCGTTCCTGCAGGTGAAGATACTGCGCTTGCTGCGCATATTGGGCCACAATGATCCGGATGCTTCGGAGGCGATGAACGATATACTGGCACAGGTGGCGACCAACACGGAGACGAGCAAAAATGTGGGCAACACCATACTCTATGAGACAGTGCTCTCCATAATGGATATACG CTCGGAGGGTGGCCTACGTGTCCTGGCTGTGAATATACTGGGACGATTCCTACTCAATTCGGACAAGAACATACGCTACGTGGCACTGAATACGCTGCTCCGCACTGTCCATGCGGACACGTCGGCTGTGCAACGGCATCGCACCACCATATTGGAGTGTCTCAAGGATCCCGATGTGTCCATTCGTCGCCGGGCAATGGAATTGTCGTTTGCCCTGATCAATGCACAAAATATACGTACAATGACCAAGGAGCTGTTACTGTTCCTCGAGAAGGCCGATGCGGAGTTTAAGGCTCAATGCAGTTCTGGCATGATCTTGGCCGCCGAACGCTATTCGCCCAATACGCGCTGGCATTTGGACACACAGCTGAGTGTCCTGATTGCCGCTGGGAATTATGTGCGCGACGATGTGGTATCCTCTACTATACAGCTGGTCTCCAGCAGCCCTGTGTTGGAGCAGACATACATCACGAATCGTTTCTGGGAATCGCTGCAGGTGGCAAACCATTGCGAGGATAAGCAGCCATTGTTGCAGGTTGCCGTCTGGGCCATAGGCGAGTACGGGGATCTCTTCATGTATGGCTCAAATGAGGATG AGTTTGAACGTCCCTCTGAGAGCGATCTGATCGCCATGTATCATAAGTTTTTAACCTCTGCTCAAGTTTCGACCACAAGCAAGCAATATGCCCTGGTCTCCCTAGCCAAGCTAAGCACGCGTCTGCAGCAATGCGTGGA GGAAGTCCAAGCTCTGATCACCTCGTTTGGCAGCCATCTCAATGTGGATCTGCAGCAGCGAGGCGTGGAATTCACACAACTCTTTGGCCACTATAAGCATCTGCGTCCGGCGCTGCTCGAAAAGATGCCGGCCATGCAGATCAGTCGCATAAGCTCGCAGAATGGCGAGAGCGGCGGCTCTTTCGATGACAACAGTCCAGATGTCATCGAGAATGGTGTGGAGGGAGGGGGCAACGTTGGTGTCGGACATTCACTTATCGAAAGCAATATGAATATGCTGGGTGACAATACG AACATTCTGCTGGATCTATTGGGCAGCACAGATCTGTCGGCGGGCGCCAGTGATCTGGTGGCAGCCACCGATCTGTCCAATGCCGTGCATAAAAAGAACTCGCGGAATGCCAATGACATTGGCGTGGCCGTGTCCAATAACCAGGATCTGTTGGATTTACTTGACCTGGATATGACGGCGCCTGCGACTGTCACAGCGACGGCGCCAGGTGCGGGCGGTATCATGCTGGATCAACACCATACGAGTGCGGCCAACATGAATACCATGCTGGGCGGCCTGGATCTGGGTGGCTTTGGGGGTCTTGATGGCTCTGGCAGCATACCCATAAATGGCAATGATCTGGTGGCCAGCATGCTGGGTATTGTttccgccgccgccgcagcaccaccagcagcagcagcagcggatgGCAATGGCAGCAGTCTGCTGGGCGATCTAAATCCCACAGCAGCCTCCAACAATGTGACA CCACCGCAGGGACCCAAGCTGACGGCGCTGGACAAGAACGGTTTGTTGGTGCAACTGGTGCCGGTTACGGGCAATGATTGCATGCGGATCTATATGACGACCACAAACGGCTCAGACAATACATTAGAGCAATATTTGCTAAAG GCGGCCGTTCAAAAGAGTTTCCAGCTGCAAATGCTGACGCCCTCGGGTAACCTGCTGCCGCCGGGCGGTGTTATCACGCAGGAAATGCGCGTTGTGGCCACATCAAAT TCGGTATTGCGTATGCGTTTACGTATTCAGTATGCGCTCGATGGCCAGCAGCTCGTGGAGCAGACGGAGGTCAGCGGCTTTccagagcagcagccaggaACAGCGGAATAA
- the LOC108157735 gene encoding AP-1 complex subunit gamma-1 isoform X3, translated as MYPYYEQDWSVLPPENNRRFNPAFNMATIRQAFTEAVERVRMPTPTRLRDLIRQIRAARTAAEERAVVNKECAYIRSTFREEDSVWRCRNIAKLLYIHMLGYPAHFGQLECLKLTASTRFTDKRIGYLGAMLLLDERQDVHLLITNCLKNDLNSSTQFVVGLALCTLGAIASPEMARDLASEVERLMKSPNTYIRKKATLCAFRVIRRVPELMEIFLPATRSLLSEKNHGILITGVTLITEMCENSSDTLMHFKKIVPNLVRILKNLILGGYSPEHDVSGVSDPFLQVKILRLLRILGHNDPDASEAMNDILAQVATNTETSKNVGNTILYETVLSIMDIRSEGGLRVLAVNILGRFLLNSDKNIRYVALNTLLRTVHADTSAVQRHRTTILECLKDPDVSIRRRAMELSFALINAQNIRTMTKELLLFLEKADAEFKAQCSSGMILAAERYSPNTRWHLDTQLSVLIAAGNYVRDDVVSSTIQLVSSSPVLEQTYITNRFWESLQVANHCEDKQPLLQVAVWAIGEYGDLFMYGSNEDEFERPSESDLIAMYHKFLTSAQVSTTSKQYALVSLAKLSTRLQQCVEEVQALITSFGSHLNVDLQQRGVEFTQLFGHYKHLRPALLEKMPAMQISRISSQNGESGGSFDDNSPDVIENGVEGGGNVGVGHSLIESNMNMLGDNTNILLDLLGSTDLSAGASDLVAATDLSNAVHKKNSRNANDIGVAVSNNQDLLDLLDLDMTAPATVTATAPGAGGIMLDQHHTSAANMNTMLGGLDLGGFGGLDGSGSIPINGNDLVASMLGIVSAAAAAPPAAAAADGNGSSLLGDLNPTAASNNVTVPPQGPKLTALDKNGLLVQLVPVTGNDCMRIYMTTTNGSDNTLEQYLLKAAVQKSFQLQMLTPSGNLLPPGGVITQEMRVVATSNSVLRMRLRIQYALDGQQLVEQTEVSGFPEQQPGTAE; from the exons tcAGAATGCCCACGCCCACACGCCTGCGCGATCTCATCCGACAGATTCGCGCCGCCCGCACTGCGGCCGAGGAGCGTGCCGTTGTCAACAAAGAGTGCGCCTACATACGGAGCACATTCCGGGAAGAGGACTCTGTCTGGCG CTGTCGCAACATTGCCAAGCTGCTGTACATACACATGCTCGGCTATCCGGCTCACTTTGGACAACTGGAGTGCCTTAAGCTGACGGCCAGCACGCGATTTACAGACAAGCGAATCGGTTATCTGGGGGCCATGCTGCTGCTAGATGAGCGGCAAGATGTACACCTGCTGATCACGAATTGTTTGAAGAA TGACTTGAACAGCTCGACACAGTTTGTGGTCGGCCTGGCGCTGTGCACATTGGGTGCCATTGCCTCGCCAGAGATGGCACGAGATTTGGCCAGCGAAGTGGAGCGTCTGATGAAATCCCCGAATACGTACATCCGAAAGAAGGCAACGCTGTGCGCCTTTCGTGTGATTCGTCGGGTGCCCGAGCTGATGGAGATATTCCTGCCGGCGACGCGTTCACTGCTCAGCGAGAAGAATCATG GAATTTTGATCACTGGCGTAACGCTCATCACGGAAATGTGCGAGAACAGCTCCGACACGCTAATGCACTTCAAGAAG ATCGTCCCGAATCTAGTGCGCATACTGAAGAATCTTATTCTGGGCGGCTATTCGCCAGAGCACGATGTGAGCGGTGTGAGCGATCCGTTCCTGCAGGTGAAGATACTGCGCTTGCTGCGCATATTGGGCCACAATGATCCGGATGCTTCGGAGGCGATGAACGATATACTGGCACAGGTGGCGACCAACACGGAGACGAGCAAAAATGTGGGCAACACCATACTCTATGAGACAGTGCTCTCCATAATGGATATACG CTCGGAGGGTGGCCTACGTGTCCTGGCTGTGAATATACTGGGACGATTCCTACTCAATTCGGACAAGAACATACGCTACGTGGCACTGAATACGCTGCTCCGCACTGTCCATGCGGACACGTCGGCTGTGCAACGGCATCGCACCACCATATTGGAGTGTCTCAAGGATCCCGATGTGTCCATTCGTCGCCGGGCAATGGAATTGTCGTTTGCCCTGATCAATGCACAAAATATACGTACAATGACCAAGGAGCTGTTACTGTTCCTCGAGAAGGCCGATGCGGAGTTTAAGGCTCAATGCAGTTCTGGCATGATCTTGGCCGCCGAACGCTATTCGCCCAATACGCGCTGGCATTTGGACACACAGCTGAGTGTCCTGATTGCCGCTGGGAATTATGTGCGCGACGATGTGGTATCCTCTACTATACAGCTGGTCTCCAGCAGCCCTGTGTTGGAGCAGACATACATCACGAATCGTTTCTGGGAATCGCTGCAGGTGGCAAACCATTGCGAGGATAAGCAGCCATTGTTGCAGGTTGCCGTCTGGGCCATAGGCGAGTACGGGGATCTCTTCATGTATGGCTCAAATGAGGATG AGTTTGAACGTCCCTCTGAGAGCGATCTGATCGCCATGTATCATAAGTTTTTAACCTCTGCTCAAGTTTCGACCACAAGCAAGCAATATGCCCTGGTCTCCCTAGCCAAGCTAAGCACGCGTCTGCAGCAATGCGTGGA GGAAGTCCAAGCTCTGATCACCTCGTTTGGCAGCCATCTCAATGTGGATCTGCAGCAGCGAGGCGTGGAATTCACACAACTCTTTGGCCACTATAAGCATCTGCGTCCGGCGCTGCTCGAAAAGATGCCGGCCATGCAGATCAGTCGCATAAGCTCGCAGAATGGCGAGAGCGGCGGCTCTTTCGATGACAACAGTCCAGATGTCATCGAGAATGGTGTGGAGGGAGGGGGCAACGTTGGTGTCGGACATTCACTTATCGAAAGCAATATGAATATGCTGGGTGACAATACG AACATTCTGCTGGATCTATTGGGCAGCACAGATCTGTCGGCGGGCGCCAGTGATCTGGTGGCAGCCACCGATCTGTCCAATGCCGTGCATAAAAAGAACTCGCGGAATGCCAATGACATTGGCGTGGCCGTGTCCAATAACCAGGATCTGTTGGATTTACTTGACCTGGATATGACGGCGCCTGCGACTGTCACAGCGACGGCGCCAGGTGCGGGCGGTATCATGCTGGATCAACACCATACGAGTGCGGCCAACATGAATACCATGCTGGGCGGCCTGGATCTGGGTGGCTTTGGGGGTCTTGATGGCTCTGGCAGCATACCCATAAATGGCAATGATCTGGTGGCCAGCATGCTGGGTATTGTttccgccgccgccgcagcaccaccagcagcagcagcagcggatgGCAATGGCAGCAGTCTGCTGGGCGATCTAAATCCCACAGCAGCCTCCAACAATGTGACAGTG CCACCGCAGGGACCCAAGCTGACGGCGCTGGACAAGAACGGTTTGTTGGTGCAACTGGTGCCGGTTACGGGCAATGATTGCATGCGGATCTATATGACGACCACAAACGGCTCAGACAATACATTAGAGCAATATTTGCTAAAG GCGGCCGTTCAAAAGAGTTTCCAGCTGCAAATGCTGACGCCCTCGGGTAACCTGCTGCCGCCGGGCGGTGTTATCACGCAGGAAATGCGCGTTGTGGCCACATCAAAT TCGGTATTGCGTATGCGTTTACGTATTCAGTATGCGCTCGATGGCCAGCAGCTCGTGGAGCAGACGGAGGTCAGCGGCTTTccagagcagcagccaggaACAGCGGAATAA